GAGTAAAGTGCTGAGCGTCCCTGGGATCACGTCCTTTAAGAATAATTTCAAGTCCGCGGAAAAGCTGAGAACTACTCCAGACATTGCTGACTTTTCCGTTTTCAACTTCAACTTCAATTTTGAGATGGCCCTCAATACGAGTCAACGGGTCAACGATGACAGGACCTGAATAATTTTTGTCAAAAGGGGTAGCCACTACTGCGGGTCCCGATTTTGCCTTGCACCCAGACATATGCAATCCTCCCTGAGAAAATGGAATTGATTCAAAAGTGAAATAAAAAAACTTATAATGACTCGTAGAACGGGCTCATTTCATCCCAGAAATCTGGCTCACTACAACCAATACAGGGATGCCCGGCTTCTACAGGCCAGTTCGTCTTGTTATTGAACTTCACCTTGGGGCAGTTGTTATAGGTATCGGGGCCTTTACAGCCTAATTCATATAAACAGTAACCTTTTCTTGCTTCTTCGGAAGCAAAAGAAGGAGCAAACTCATCATTATTGAAATGAACAAGTCTAGGACAGTTATCGTGCACAGCCTCACCATAGAAGAGATTAGGACGGCCGTTTGCATCAAGCTCAGGCAGACTCTTGTGAGTAAGGTAGTAGACGACAGTTCCAACAAAGTTAAACGGATTAGTAGGACATCCGGGGAGGTTTATAGTAGGCACTCCGCCAAGTGCTTTACTTACACCCATAGCCTTTGTCGGATTCGGGGCCGCAGCCTGCACGCCACCGTAACATGCACAAGTACCAATACAGATTGTAGCAATTGATTTTGGAACAATTTCTTTGGCAATATCATACATGGTGTTACCACCGACTTTTCCGTAAACTCCACCGTCTGCAGTAGGAACAGCTCCTTCAACAACGCAGATAAAACCGTCTTCCGAATTAACGGCTTCATGCAGAGCTTCTTCAGCTGCGTGTCCGGCTGCCGCCATTATTGTTTCATGATAATCAAGTGATATGGTGTCCAGAATAAGGGCATCAATATAAGGAGAAACGGTACGAAGGACAGCTTCAGAGCAGCCTGTGCACTCTGCAAGGTGCAGATAGACGACAGAAGGACGCTTTTTTTGCGTCAAAGCTTCGGCTACCTGAGGGGCAAAAGCAGGCCCCATTCCCATAACAGCTGCAGTTGTTGCGCAGAACTTCATAAAGTCACGGCGGGAGACACCATTCTGCTCAAGGCGTTTTTCCGCTCCATCCTTTCCGAGTCCCACAGAGAATCTCATAAAAACCTCCATCCTCAAATTAAAGGTCAGTGGGTTCAGCAAACCCCTGCCAACGCGATCAGTAAAATGGATACTGACCCAAAACTACTAATCACGCGAATCAACCAACCCAACCACAATAAAAAAAACTAATCTGATGTAGTGAATATAAATAGCTCACTATCAGCAATCAAAAATTAAAGTATCAATAAATACAATGACACTTAAACCATTATACTATGATTGCGTCAAGCCCTAACAATAAAATTATTGGAACAGATGGGTGTTTAATAGTTCAATAGAAGAACATAGTATATAGTGTTACTTTTAAAAAAATATTGCATCAAAAGTTTTACATTTTAAAAATTAAAGATTCAAAAGATCAATATTACAACTTTACACTAACAATTAACATTTAATGTTACATTTTTTTAATAAATAACACACAGACACAAAAAAAAGCCCCTGCACTTTAAATTGCAGGGGCTTAGAAAATAAACTGAACTACAAACTTGCTTCAACAATTTCTCTGATCTGCTCAAAAACACCCTCGATATCACGAGATGCGTCAACTTCTTTTATTCTCTCATGATTCAAAGCAGCCCAAGTCAGATAACCTTCACGCACACGGCTGTGAAATTCTAAAGATTCCGCTTCAAACCTTCCTTCTTCCATCATTTTATTATCACGTATATTTCTGGTCGTAGCACGCCTTAACCCTTCAGCGGCTTCAATATCCAAAAGCAGAGTCAAATCAGGCCAGCATCCAGCTACGGCAACATCATTCAATTCACGCAACAGTTTCGGCTCCAGCCCTCGCCCGTAGCCCTGATAAACAATTGTAGAATCAGCAAATCTGTCTGAAATAACAATTTTCCCATCATCAATAGCAGGCTTTATCATCTGGCTTACGTGCTGCGCCCGATCAGCCAGATATAAGAACAATTCGCTCTCTCCTGTAAGATCGGTGCTTTCCATATTCAGCAGTATTTTTCGCAGTTCCTTACCTATCCGGCTACCTCCGGGTTCAAGAGTTACAAGAACTTCATAACCTTTTTCTTCAAGATACTTTTTAAGCAAAGTGATCTGAGTACTTTTACCGGTCCCCTCTATTCCTTCAAAGGTAATAAACATTGGTTTCCATCCTTAACTTCTTCTAATTTTTTATCTTTAGCGACAGGGGTAACTTCAGCCCTATATAAATACCTGTCTAAATAACGTTGAAAAGGAGTCCACTGTTTTTCTGTCCCTTCCAACTTTTCCAGTTCTGCAAATACAGTATTCATTTTTGCATCAATATTATCAGCATAATGTAAAACAAAAGCTTCCGGGGTTTTAGGCCTTTTGGGAGACCCATATTCATATTCCCCATGATGCGAAAGTATCAAATGCTTCAAATGCAGCTTGAGCTCATCAGGAAGAGACTTTTCTCTTGCCAGGAAGGGTTCAAGTTTTTCAAGACCAATGTATATATGCCCTAAAAGTCGGCCTTCATCAGTATAATCATTTACAAGCCCCCCGGAAAGCTCCCAGGCTTTACC
This genomic window from Maridesulfovibrio bastinii DSM 16055 contains:
- a CDS encoding hydrogenase small subunit, with product MRFSVGLGKDGAEKRLEQNGVSRRDFMKFCATTAAVMGMGPAFAPQVAEALTQKKRPSVVYLHLAECTGCSEAVLRTVSPYIDALILDTISLDYHETIMAAAGHAAEEALHEAVNSEDGFICVVEGAVPTADGGVYGKVGGNTMYDIAKEIVPKSIATICIGTCACYGGVQAAAPNPTKAMGVSKALGGVPTINLPGCPTNPFNFVGTVVYYLTHKSLPELDANGRPNLFYGEAVHDNCPRLVHFNNDEFAPSFASEEARKGYCLYELGCKGPDTYNNCPKVKFNNKTNWPVEAGHPCIGCSEPDFWDEMSPFYESL
- the tmk gene encoding dTMP kinase, which produces MFITFEGIEGTGKSTQITLLKKYLEEKGYEVLVTLEPGGSRIGKELRKILLNMESTDLTGESELFLYLADRAQHVSQMIKPAIDDGKIVISDRFADSTIVYQGYGRGLEPKLLRELNDVAVAGCWPDLTLLLDIEAAEGLRRATTRNIRDNKMMEEGRFEAESLEFHSRVREGYLTWAALNHERIKEVDASRDIEGVFEQIREIVEASL